In a genomic window of Cytobacillus sp. FSL H8-0458:
- the rfbD gene encoding dTDP-4-dehydrorhamnose reductase — MKILITGANGQLGKHLLSTLEHSHTVIGLGRNELDILNKEKVNTVISTLKPEIIIHSAAFTAVDQCELDPKKAFEINGLGTGYVAQAASNINARMFYISSDYVFDGKKNSPYNEDDEPNPISAYGMSKWLGEKLVQKFNNGTIIRTSWLYGHDGGNFVKTMIKLGQENKELKVVDDQIGSPTYVNDLADVIIRLFYKESKIYHVSNTDACTWYEFARTIFEEKGYNPELIIPTTTLEYGALAPRPSYSILGHEAILEENIDLPRPWKEALKDFLRKEREL, encoded by the coding sequence GTGAAAATATTAATAACGGGTGCAAATGGACAACTAGGCAAACATCTATTAAGTACATTGGAGCATTCTCATACCGTAATCGGTCTAGGCAGAAATGAATTAGATATTCTTAACAAAGAAAAGGTAAACACTGTTATCAGCACGCTTAAGCCTGAAATAATTATTCATTCTGCAGCATTTACTGCGGTTGACCAATGTGAGTTAGATCCCAAGAAAGCTTTTGAAATAAATGGTTTAGGTACAGGATATGTTGCACAGGCCGCAAGCAATATAAACGCACGTATGTTTTATATAAGTTCAGATTACGTGTTTGATGGGAAGAAAAACTCTCCCTACAACGAAGATGATGAGCCTAATCCCATATCTGCTTACGGTATGAGCAAGTGGCTGGGAGAGAAATTAGTGCAAAAATTTAATAATGGAACTATAATTCGTACCTCTTGGCTCTATGGGCATGATGGCGGAAACTTCGTGAAGACAATGATAAAACTCGGACAGGAAAATAAGGAACTAAAGGTAGTGGATGATCAAATTGGCTCTCCAACTTACGTTAATGATCTTGCAGATGTAATCATCCGATTGTTCTATAAAGAGAGCAAAATCTATCATGTTAGTAATACAGATGCCTGCACCTGGTATGAATTTGCAAGAACGATCTTTGAAGAGAAGGGGTATAATCCGGAATTGATAATACCCACAACGACTTTGGAATATGGAGCACTTGCTCCAAGACCTTCCTATTCAATTTTAGGACATGAAGCAATATTAGAAGAAAACATTGATCTCCCACGCCCATGGAAAGAAGCACTAAAAGATTTCTTAAGGAAGGAGAGAGAGTTGTGA
- a CDS encoding sugar phosphate nucleotidyltransferase: protein MKGVILAAGTGSRLAPVTNIISKHLLPVGPYPMIYWSIIKLRDAGIKDILIIVNKKHLGSFIELLGEGEELNVNLKYKLQQYEGKGIADALMAAKTFIRNEKFVVLLGDNIFEDSLTPFIQSFQGQEKGAKVLLKKVKDPSQYGVPVLDKNSKRILSIIEKPDNPPSPYCVTGVYFYDQEVFNLIKDISPSNRNELEITDVNNLYIQKNRLQYDLLDGWWIDAGTHASLYQANQEIYKNIKMENAQ, encoded by the coding sequence ATGAAAGGAGTAATACTAGCTGCAGGGACAGGCTCTCGTCTTGCACCTGTTACTAACATTATCAGTAAGCACCTTCTTCCGGTAGGTCCTTATCCAATGATATATTGGTCTATCATTAAATTAAGGGATGCTGGGATAAAAGATATTTTGATAATCGTAAATAAAAAACATCTTGGCTCCTTTATTGAATTGTTAGGAGAGGGAGAGGAACTAAATGTAAATTTGAAATATAAACTGCAGCAGTATGAAGGAAAAGGTATTGCGGATGCTCTAATGGCAGCAAAAACATTTATAAGGAATGAAAAGTTTGTTGTTTTATTGGGAGATAATATTTTTGAAGATTCCTTAACTCCTTTTATTCAAAGTTTTCAGGGACAGGAGAAAGGTGCAAAAGTTCTCCTCAAAAAGGTAAAGGATCCAAGCCAATATGGTGTTCCAGTTCTCGATAAAAACTCGAAAAGAATTTTATCTATAATTGAGAAACCTGATAACCCCCCATCACCTTATTGTGTTACAGGCGTTTATTTCTATGATCAAGAGGTTTTTAATCTAATAAAAGACATTTCTCCCTCAAACAGAAATGAACTAGAAATTACGGATGTTAATAATCTATATATTCAGAAAAACCGACTCCAATATGACTTGTTAGATGGATGGTGGATAGACGCAGGAACACATGCATCTCTTTACCAAGCAAATCAAGAAATATACAAAAACATTAAAATGGAGAATGCGCAGTGA
- a CDS encoding dTDP-4-dehydrorhamnose 3,5-epimerase family protein, whose protein sequence is MIDGVKVKKLVKYCDDRGFFAELVRDDEPELLSKFGQASWSMSYPGVIKAFHYHEKQDDLWFFPSGSAQVVLYDLRDYSPTYGETEVYYMGENNPILLLIPSGVAHGYRVLGNQPATIIYFTTESYNANLPDEKRINWDSPEINFNWKTKFR, encoded by the coding sequence GTGATAGACGGAGTAAAGGTAAAAAAGCTGGTGAAATATTGTGATGATAGAGGTTTCTTTGCTGAATTAGTTCGAGATGATGAACCTGAACTTTTGTCAAAGTTTGGCCAGGCATCATGGTCAATGAGTTATCCAGGTGTCATCAAAGCGTTTCACTACCATGAAAAGCAAGATGACCTTTGGTTTTTTCCTTCTGGCAGCGCCCAGGTGGTACTTTATGATTTAAGGGATTATTCCCCGACTTATGGGGAAACAGAAGTTTATTACATGGGCGAAAACAACCCAATTTTGCTTCTTATTCCAAGCGGTGTAGCACACGGCTACCGTGTATTAGGAAATCAGCCCGCTACAATTATTTATTTTACAACAGAGTCATATAATGCAAATCTTCCTGATGAAAAAAGAATTAATTGGGATAGCCCAGAAATCAATTTTAATTGGAAAACAAAATTTAGGTAG
- the rfbB gene encoding dTDP-glucose 4,6-dehydratase codes for MKGHLLVTGGAGFIGANFISHLLDNSRYSITNVDALTYAGSIENIKGFENYDRYRFIKCDIGNENELNKIFDQSYEAIINFAAESHVDRSIENAKPFIHTNINGTFNLLQAVLQGKAKKMIQISTDEVYGSLGPTDHPFTESTPISPNNPYSASKAGADLLVRSFYKTHQLPLMITRCGNNYGPMQHTEKFIPKIINNALTNNSIPLYGDGLNVRDWIYVEDHCRAIQMVLEKGDYGQVYNIGGIEEKTNREVIQIILEKLGNDQSLIKYVPDRIGHDRRYAMDSTKISSDLGWKPMISFDEGIQKTIDWYRLKEFGKG; via the coding sequence GTGAAAGGTCATTTACTAGTAACCGGTGGTGCAGGTTTTATTGGTGCAAATTTCATATCTCATTTATTAGACAACTCTAGATATAGTATTACCAATGTGGATGCACTTACTTATGCTGGGAGCATTGAAAATATAAAAGGGTTTGAAAACTATGATCGGTATCGGTTTATAAAATGCGATATTGGAAATGAGAATGAATTAAATAAGATATTTGATCAGAGTTATGAGGCCATAATTAATTTTGCAGCTGAATCTCATGTAGATAGAAGTATAGAAAATGCAAAGCCATTTATTCACACAAACATTAACGGAACGTTTAATCTTTTACAGGCAGTTTTACAAGGAAAAGCAAAAAAAATGATTCAAATTTCAACTGATGAAGTATATGGGTCTTTAGGACCAACCGACCATCCTTTTACCGAATCCACCCCTATATCTCCTAATAATCCTTATTCAGCAAGCAAAGCCGGTGCTGATTTACTCGTAAGGTCATTTTACAAAACTCATCAGCTTCCTCTAATGATTACAAGATGCGGGAACAATTATGGCCCAATGCAGCATACAGAAAAATTCATTCCAAAGATAATTAACAATGCGCTAACAAACAATTCTATACCATTATATGGTGATGGCTTAAATGTAAGGGATTGGATCTATGTTGAAGATCATTGCAGGGCGATTCAGATGGTGCTTGAAAAGGGAGATTATGGACAGGTTTACAATATTGGAGGAATCGAAGAAAAAACGAATCGTGAAGTAATACAAATTATCTTGGAAAAGCTGGGCAACGACCAAAGTTTAATAAAATATGTTCCAGATAGAATAGGACATGATCGAAGATATGCTATGGATTCAACTAAAATATCATCAGATTTAGGGTGGAAACCCATGATTTCGTTTGATGAAGGCATACAAAAAACTATTGACTGGTACAGATTGAAGGAGTTTGGGAAAGGGTGA
- a CDS encoding glycosyltransferase, which translates to MFTGYLKFEGKELEFKQELFNNVKNNFTYEFWIKPQRTIKLSLQSSGGITGTAGQSYIIGPGHPGKERANESGAGVSVGTNGVSVYEHSHNNLPSLLTHNSFINNWVHIAIVFEDKTPSLYINGNFVKKGLKSTKKNIYASGSIGGLNPYGYFVGLANCIRVWNYSRTQSEIKLDYRKKMIGNEKGLVLNLNYNQPAAAKADENFKKNLKSLTNKARLPYSQKFHKRKDTIANNNLLEDFPLSAIDKTLNEARYLSLFRNVTVDVIIPIYNSYELTKKCIESVFENADLPYNLILINDASTDKRISMFLEKIKISSAYKNLINLEIIHNENNLGYVRSVNKGLLITKNHPIILNSDTEIPPNSFRRLIFPILIDMKISSVTPFSNSATICSFPNFNEDNDLPFNMTAKEVDYYFSKYSISKGIEIPTGVGFCMALNRNVINMIGVFDDITFGKGYAEENDWCMRARRYGYKNVLAPNLFVYHKHGASFNLMPGSKQKLLAENLKRLNRRYPNYPKLINDFIINDPMKDIRDFIISIMFADKYSKRKGTLFINHNLGGGTSLYQSNLIKNIGDDQRVYTLVKESDHLILTDHNHVKPIIYKLRINKLNGLNFKKLLNAFKIDVIFINHLIGYPIRKMFNLIKNSLVDYYFFIHDFYAACPSYNLIDNKNTFCNTQTDPSICQGCVKKLFPKQNINIVEWRNEHHAFLKGAKKIFVPSNSTKDIILKYYKDLDIEVKDHSIDHSVKYTFKESFTKTQNLNIAFVGAINFAKGSKIIYELKDLIIKHKLPINIKVIGFTDSHNKAFSSNGGRFEITGKYDVGRLSEILAQKQISLAVISSIWPETYSYTTSELMLSGYPIITSKIGAPAERVKKYDGGWVLDNMTSSELLSLLKRIVNNRQEVVQKASNLKELQHRKNL; encoded by the coding sequence TTGTTCACAGGCTATTTAAAATTTGAAGGGAAAGAATTAGAGTTTAAGCAGGAATTATTTAATAACGTAAAAAATAATTTCACCTATGAATTCTGGATAAAACCCCAAAGAACCATAAAGTTATCTTTACAATCTAGCGGAGGGATTACTGGTACGGCTGGCCAAAGTTATATTATTGGTCCGGGCCATCCAGGTAAGGAGCGGGCAAATGAATCCGGAGCAGGGGTTTCAGTTGGCACTAATGGAGTATCAGTTTATGAACACAGTCATAATAATCTTCCCTCTTTACTCACTCATAACTCATTTATTAATAATTGGGTGCATATCGCTATCGTATTTGAAGACAAAACACCCAGTCTATATATCAATGGGAATTTTGTAAAAAAAGGGTTAAAGAGTACGAAAAAAAATATTTATGCTTCAGGAAGCATTGGTGGATTAAATCCTTACGGGTATTTTGTGGGACTTGCGAATTGTATTAGAGTTTGGAACTACTCCAGAACACAAAGTGAAATTAAATTAGATTATAGAAAAAAAATGATCGGGAACGAAAAAGGTCTTGTGCTGAATTTGAATTATAATCAACCTGCTGCTGCTAAAGCTGATGAGAATTTTAAGAAAAACCTGAAAAGCCTAACCAATAAAGCTAGATTACCCTACTCCCAAAAGTTCCATAAAAGGAAAGATACCATTGCCAATAATAATCTTCTTGAAGACTTTCCTTTAAGTGCAATTGACAAAACACTTAATGAAGCAAGATATCTAAGTCTATTCAGGAATGTCACAGTAGATGTTATTATACCGATCTACAATAGTTACGAGCTTACAAAAAAATGTATAGAGTCTGTTTTTGAAAATGCTGATCTTCCGTATAATTTAATTTTAATTAATGATGCAAGTACGGATAAAAGAATTTCAATGTTTCTTGAAAAAATAAAAATTTCATCTGCATACAAAAACTTAATTAATCTGGAGATAATTCATAATGAAAATAATCTGGGATATGTAAGAAGTGTGAATAAAGGATTATTAATAACGAAAAATCACCCAATTATATTAAATAGTGATACGGAAATTCCTCCTAACAGTTTTCGCCGTTTGATTTTTCCCATTTTAATTGATATGAAAATTTCCTCAGTTACTCCTTTTTCAAATAGTGCTACCATATGTTCCTTTCCAAACTTTAATGAAGATAACGACTTACCTTTTAATATGACTGCAAAAGAAGTTGATTATTATTTTTCTAAGTACTCAATTTCGAAAGGGATTGAAATTCCGACGGGTGTTGGTTTTTGTATGGCACTGAATAGAAACGTTATAAATATGATTGGAGTTTTTGATGATATCACCTTTGGTAAAGGCTATGCTGAAGAAAATGACTGGTGCATGCGGGCACGCAGATATGGATATAAAAATGTATTGGCACCAAATTTATTTGTCTATCATAAACATGGGGCAAGCTTCAATCTGATGCCTGGCAGTAAACAAAAGTTACTGGCTGAAAACTTAAAAAGGTTAAATAGGCGATATCCCAACTACCCAAAACTAATTAATGATTTTATTATTAACGACCCTATGAAAGATATCAGAGATTTTATTATAAGTATCATGTTTGCTGATAAATATAGTAAAAGAAAAGGCACCCTATTTATTAACCATAATTTAGGCGGCGGAACCTCTTTATATCAATCTAACTTAATAAAAAATATTGGTGACGATCAAAGAGTTTATACACTAGTAAAAGAATCTGATCATTTAATTTTAACCGACCATAATCATGTTAAGCCTATTATTTATAAACTTAGGATAAACAAATTGAATGGTCTTAATTTCAAAAAGTTATTAAATGCATTTAAGATAGACGTTATCTTTATAAACCATTTAATCGGATATCCGATAAGAAAAATGTTCAATTTGATAAAGAACTCTCTTGTAGACTATTACTTTTTTATTCATGATTTCTATGCTGCATGCCCAAGTTATAACCTAATAGACAATAAAAATACTTTTTGTAATACTCAAACTGACCCCAGTATATGCCAGGGGTGTGTAAAAAAATTATTTCCAAAGCAAAATATTAACATAGTGGAATGGCGAAATGAGCATCATGCATTTCTTAAAGGAGCAAAAAAAATATTTGTTCCCAGTAATAGCACAAAGGACATTATATTAAAATACTATAAAGATCTTGACATTGAGGTAAAAGATCATTCCATTGATCATAGCGTGAAATATACGTTTAAAGAGAGTTTTACAAAGACTCAAAACTTAAATATTGCTTTTGTGGGAGCTATTAACTTTGCAAAAGGTTCAAAAATTATCTATGAATTGAAGGATTTAATTATAAAACATAAATTGCCAATAAACATTAAGGTGATCGGTTTTACTGATTCTCATAATAAGGCATTTAGCAGTAATGGCGGAAGGTTTGAAATCACTGGAAAATATGATGTGGGACGTTTATCGGAAATTTTAGCACAAAAGCAAATATCTTTGGCCGTTATTTCATCTATTTGGCCGGAAACATATTCATATACCACAAGTGAATTAATGCTATCCGGTTACCCTATTATTACCTCTAAGATTGGTGCTCCTGCGGAAAGAGTTAAAAAGTATGACGGCGGCTGGGTTTTAGACAATATGACTAGCAGTGAATTATTAAGCTTGTTAAAAAGAATAGTAAATAACAGACAAGAAGTTGTCCAGAAAGCAAGTAATCTAAAAGAACTGCAACATCGAAAAAATTTATAA